A region of Paenibacillus sp. 37 DNA encodes the following proteins:
- a CDS encoding ABC transporter substrate-binding protein, with amino-acid sequence MIKFKTWWSLLMVIALITITACGSGETASDNGTDNTPGTVGSAEAEAAFAKGKYDPPIEFSSVLMPKKYVQGDTKENNVHDRWMLETLGMKHKDTWYPANDDQYRQKLQLAIASGEKLPDFVTVPTNAVLTNQLIDSGQFIAIDELFDKYASQTLKDHAAAHPELWYPFTKDGKKYNMPIMEYTDNDDTLLWLREDWMEKLNLEAPKTIADLENIMDKFKNENPDGLSPDKVFPLAISLKNNTNTWMGQLDWLFGAYGTIEEQWNKDANGNLEYGSVNPGAKQALAKLAEWMDKGYIHADSALWDEGKSAESWTAGKAGILPGANWVPDWPAPDLLKNVPGSKYKAYPVPAGPDGKIGTKWQNSGVNASIMINKDAKHPEAIFLYYNYLLDNLANPKAGSEYEYGFAKGYDWDIIDGQPTSDKEKIKDFSNEFPFLTGPARIPDLYMKTLVKLANGEKPETPYEKQMAEFRKPENWYAGKVVMSQIDIRKQNYFTGAATPTMVSKWNLLRQSEMETFNKIIYGNLPIDAFDQFVANWKSNGGDQITQEVNDWFKSVSAN; translated from the coding sequence ATGATCAAATTTAAAACATGGTGGTCACTGCTCATGGTTATCGCGCTTATCACGATCACTGCGTGCGGCAGTGGCGAGACAGCCAGTGACAATGGTACCGATAATACGCCGGGAACTGTCGGCTCAGCGGAAGCAGAAGCTGCTTTTGCCAAAGGAAAATATGACCCACCCATCGAGTTCAGTTCGGTATTAATGCCGAAGAAATACGTGCAAGGGGATACCAAAGAAAATAACGTGCACGATCGCTGGATGCTCGAAACGCTGGGTATGAAGCATAAAGATACCTGGTATCCGGCCAATGACGATCAATACAGACAAAAGCTGCAACTGGCTATCGCCTCTGGCGAGAAGCTGCCTGATTTCGTCACCGTACCCACCAATGCGGTACTGACCAATCAGCTGATCGACTCCGGTCAATTCATCGCCATCGATGAGTTGTTCGACAAGTACGCAAGCCAGACCCTGAAAGATCACGCAGCAGCACATCCTGAACTGTGGTATCCGTTCACCAAGGACGGCAAGAAATACAACATGCCGATCATGGAGTACACCGATAACGACGATACACTGCTCTGGCTCCGCGAGGACTGGATGGAGAAGCTGAACCTGGAAGCTCCGAAAACTATCGCAGACCTTGAGAACATCATGGACAAATTCAAGAACGAGAACCCTGACGGTCTGTCTCCAGACAAAGTATTCCCGCTGGCGATCTCGCTGAAAAATAACACCAACACCTGGATGGGCCAGCTCGACTGGTTGTTCGGTGCATACGGCACAATCGAGGAGCAATGGAACAAAGACGCGAACGGCAATCTTGAGTACGGCTCTGTTAACCCGGGTGCCAAACAAGCCCTTGCCAAGCTGGCTGAATGGATGGATAAAGGTTATATCCACGCTGACTCCGCTCTGTGGGACGAAGGTAAATCCGCTGAAAGCTGGACAGCTGGCAAAGCGGGCATTCTGCCTGGCGCTAACTGGGTACCAGACTGGCCAGCACCTGACCTGCTGAAGAACGTACCTGGCTCTAAGTATAAAGCTTACCCTGTTCCAGCTGGCCCAGACGGCAAGATTGGTACGAAGTGGCAGAACTCTGGTGTCAACGCAAGTATCATGATCAACAAAGATGCGAAGCATCCAGAAGCCATCTTCCTGTATTACAACTACTTGCTGGATAACCTGGCTAACCCGAAAGCGGGCAGTGAGTATGAATACGGCTTCGCCAAAGGTTACGACTGGGATATCATTGACGGACAACCGACCAGTGACAAAGAGAAGATCAAAGACTTCTCCAACGAATTCCCTTTCCTGACCGGCCCAGCACGTATCCCGGATCTGTACATGAAAACACTCGTGAAGCTGGCCAACGGCGAGAAGCCTGAAACACCGTACGAGAAACAAATGGCCGAATTCCGTAAACCGGAAAACTGGTATGCAGGTAAAGTCGTCATGTCCCAGATCGATATCCGTAAACAAAACTATTTCACTGGCGCAGCCACACCAACCATGGTATCCAAATGGAACCTGCTCCGTCAGTCCGAGATGGAAACCTTCAACAAAATCATCTACGGCAATCTGCCAATTGATGCCTTTGACCAATTCGTTGCCAACTGGAAATCCAATGGCGGAGATCAGATCACTCAAGAAGTGAATGATTGGTTTAAGTCTGTAAGTGCGAATTAA
- a CDS encoding serine hydrolase domain-containing protein, protein MATHEKNTAAVSIVTIKNGETIYSKAYGYADIEQQRKADSSTVFEWGSVTKLLVWTSVMQLVEQGKLDLHTNIQEYLPKGFLKKLEYDAPITLLDLMNHQAGWEDRMLELWYLSENQVMDLGETLQKFEPRQIYEPRSVFAYSNYGVAMAAYIVEVQSGQPFYEYVNEHIFKPLDMKETTIHPSHQDRPDLVLRRDQIQGYTANAELIPKTKVYMNIYPAGGAMGTAEDAAKFLAALMPINRGNLLFKNKETLNEMLSTSLYYDGTSIPRIAHGFIEVEYWTPALEHGGNTLGFSNKLIFDPKSNFGLVVMTNQFEEEVYCFGLVQKLFGDNYSTSSVTSGNDGYYLTTRRSGSGFTKLYSILLLKKYSTFDLSNFTNVVEKDGVVEKVSFTYNDYVRVSSSTMIWIIASLIALAIAIVFNLRAVIGYFIRLCFYRLKKWERPGTGFDKYHVAINIAGLAFLLNTTVLAMRALSLNASYSSLRIHLIFNLIYVILALAYLVLLIYKLWKISYSKKRKVVYIMTGVSAFLFATFIVGWDLYF, encoded by the coding sequence GTGGCTACGCATGAGAAAAACACCGCTGCCGTTTCAATTGTGACTATCAAGAATGGGGAAACGATTTATAGTAAGGCCTATGGCTATGCAGATATTGAGCAACAGAGAAAGGCGGACAGCTCTACTGTTTTTGAATGGGGTTCCGTCACTAAACTGTTGGTCTGGACGAGTGTAATGCAGCTTGTCGAGCAGGGAAAGCTCGATCTACATACTAATATTCAGGAATATCTACCGAAAGGGTTTCTAAAGAAGCTGGAGTATGATGCCCCCATTACGCTATTAGATCTTATGAATCATCAAGCGGGTTGGGAGGATAGGATGCTTGAGTTATGGTATCTATCCGAGAATCAAGTTATGGATCTGGGAGAAACATTGCAAAAATTTGAGCCAAGACAGATCTATGAACCGAGGAGTGTATTTGCTTATTCAAACTATGGTGTTGCTATGGCTGCCTACATCGTAGAAGTGCAGAGCGGACAACCTTTTTACGAATACGTGAATGAACATATATTTAAACCACTGGATATGAAAGAAACTACGATTCATCCATCACATCAAGATCGTCCAGACCTCGTGCTGAGAAGGGATCAGATTCAAGGCTATACTGCTAATGCCGAACTCATCCCCAAAACCAAAGTATACATGAACATATATCCTGCAGGAGGTGCCATGGGCACCGCAGAAGATGCAGCAAAATTCCTAGCAGCCCTGATGCCAATCAATCGTGGTAATTTATTATTCAAGAACAAAGAAACCTTAAACGAAATGCTGTCAACCAGTCTGTATTATGATGGAACTTCTATCCCTCGAATCGCACATGGATTCATTGAGGTAGAGTACTGGACACCTGCACTGGAACACGGTGGGAATACATTGGGGTTTTCGAATAAATTGATCTTTGACCCGAAATCTAATTTTGGGTTAGTGGTGATGACCAACCAGTTCGAAGAAGAGGTATATTGTTTCGGTCTTGTCCAGAAATTGTTTGGGGATAATTACAGCACTAGCTCTGTAACCTCTGGAAATGATGGATATTATCTCACTACACGACGTTCCGGTTCTGGATTTACGAAGCTTTATTCGATTCTCTTGCTGAAAAAGTATTCCACATTTGATCTTAGTAACTTCACCAATGTTGTTGAGAAAGATGGTGTCGTTGAGAAGGTCTCCTTTACTTACAATGATTATGTACGTGTATCAAGCTCAACGATGATCTGGATCATTGCCTCTTTAATAGCTCTTGCAATAGCCATCGTATTCAATTTGAGAGCTGTGATTGGCTATTTTATCCGATTATGTTTTTACAGATTGAAAAAATGGGAAAGACCCGGGACAGGGTTTGATAAATATCATGTTGCCATTAATATTGCAGGTCTGGCATTCCTACTGAATACTACAGTACTAGCCATGCGAGCATTGAGTTTAAACGCCTCTTATTCTTCATTACGAATTCATCTCATCTTTAACCTGATTTATGTGATTCTAGCTTTAGCATATCTTGTCTTGCTAATCTACAAACTGTGGAAGATAAGTTACAGCAAAAAGCGAAAGGTTGTATATATCATGACCGGAGTATCGGCTTTCCTATTTGCTACTTTTATTGTGGGATGGGATTTGTATTTTTAG
- a CDS encoding protein kinase domain-containing protein has translation MSKNKKRKDQQKVWEDQFEIVSELGVGGNARVYHVIRKIDKAEFALKHLYNKNEEKKGRFIDEIQVIINNFESIDGIIPIKEYSEKEFWYTMPIALPILEHIRVSEETIEEIIDGVIQLSITLSKLHSKGISHRDIKPSNIYFYNGRYCFGDFGLVEFPDNPNDFTKSDKGLGAIFTIAPEMKRNPKNADGKKADVFSIAKTMWMLLAGNELGFDGVYNFLDRSHSLRFMDLFKSVHLVELEELLEKSTDNSPEIRPSIDIFVKELKFWSNIFNDYEKSQASDWNFLNKYLFGNNPPESTVWRNVGKIVDVLNVIGTLPAYNHILFSDGGGLDFSMAREADENGCICLYDSIGFCFVVKPSCLRYEGFSEEYVWNYFLLELDELSPICFNHDVSREYLVEDYPGNYVSADYSQYGVYDYDSGEPLPDNYKIVHRYLKGKFLIVLKNGPYNAIPATYDGRHGDCNNDEFREYINKIIVAVNTLKSRGFEEDRILGSSLFNENPFKTTKEIKRTTKKGNIKSTREFINSNYLEWCLSEFIANEKFCKGNIAFNILYNVKKESHYPTYSREKFYLCKDGYIKSLNEENAIEAYCIYNREDALHLLDKFTNYVSDILVRNGLDLLEYEQYFSITLKKIGKPTHLFTKSEIEEVMRIADDRNHNMLVIDENGYAKVIQDINKGILYPVRHESWNAGNVYVGKYSKLSTLDDVYVSSLQGWLMYLQSGVSMYMDYVHENKDIDILIQEIREYY, from the coding sequence ATGTCTAAAAATAAAAAACGTAAGGACCAACAAAAAGTTTGGGAAGATCAATTTGAAATTGTTTCGGAATTAGGAGTAGGTGGTAACGCTAGAGTATATCATGTTATAAGAAAAATCGATAAAGCAGAATTCGCATTAAAGCATCTATACAATAAAAATGAAGAGAAGAAAGGTAGATTCATTGATGAAATTCAAGTAATAATAAATAATTTTGAAAGTATAGATGGAATTATTCCAATTAAAGAATATTCTGAAAAAGAATTTTGGTACACTATGCCAATCGCTCTACCGATATTAGAACATATAAGGGTTTCGGAGGAAACTATAGAAGAGATCATAGATGGTGTTATTCAGCTTTCTATAACATTGAGTAAATTACATTCCAAAGGAATTTCTCATAGAGATATAAAGCCCTCAAACATATATTTTTACAATGGAAGATACTGTTTTGGAGATTTTGGATTGGTTGAATTCCCAGATAATCCAAATGACTTCACAAAGTCAGATAAAGGTCTTGGAGCTATCTTTACAATTGCCCCAGAAATGAAACGAAATCCTAAAAATGCTGATGGAAAAAAAGCAGATGTTTTTTCTATAGCTAAAACAATGTGGATGTTACTTGCAGGAAATGAACTAGGGTTTGATGGAGTATATAACTTCCTTGATAGAAGCCATAGTTTGCGTTTTATGGATTTATTTAAAAGTGTTCATCTTGTGGAATTGGAAGAGTTATTGGAAAAATCAACTGATAATAGCCCTGAAATCAGACCGAGCATTGATATATTCGTAAAGGAATTAAAGTTTTGGTCGAATATTTTTAATGATTATGAAAAATCTCAGGCTAGTGATTGGAATTTTTTGAATAAATATCTATTTGGAAACAATCCTCCAGAATCTACTGTATGGAGAAACGTGGGGAAAATAGTTGACGTCTTAAATGTAATTGGTACGCTGCCTGCATATAATCACATCCTTTTCTCAGACGGTGGTGGATTAGATTTTAGCATGGCTCGGGAAGCTGATGAAAATGGGTGTATCTGCTTATACGATTCAATTGGATTTTGTTTTGTTGTAAAGCCAAGTTGCCTACGCTATGAAGGGTTTAGTGAAGAGTACGTTTGGAATTATTTCTTGCTTGAACTAGACGAGCTGTCACCAATTTGTTTTAATCATGACGTATCCCGTGAATATCTTGTTGAAGACTATCCAGGAAATTACGTTTCTGCTGATTACTCTCAGTATGGTGTGTATGATTATGATAGTGGCGAACCACTTCCAGATAACTATAAAATCGTACATCGATATTTGAAAGGTAAATTCTTAATAGTGCTAAAAAATGGTCCTTATAATGCAATCCCCGCTACATATGATGGTAGACATGGTGATTGCAATAACGATGAGTTTAGAGAGTATATCAATAAAATTATAGTAGCAGTTAATACTTTGAAGAGTAGAGGATTTGAAGAAGATAGGATTTTAGGCAGTTCATTATTTAACGAAAATCCGTTTAAAACAACCAAAGAGATTAAAAGGACTACTAAAAAAGGGAATATCAAAAGTACAAGGGAATTTATAAATTCAAACTATCTAGAATGGTGTCTTTCGGAATTTATTGCTAATGAAAAGTTTTGTAAAGGAAACATCGCATTTAATATTTTATATAATGTGAAAAAGGAATCGCATTATCCCACGTATTCAAGGGAAAAGTTCTACCTTTGTAAGGATGGTTATATAAAAAGTTTAAATGAGGAAAATGCAATCGAGGCGTACTGTATTTATAATAGAGAAGATGCATTGCATCTACTTGATAAATTCACTAATTATGTTAGTGATATTCTTGTTCGAAATGGGCTTGATTTACTAGAATATGAACAATATTTTTCAATAACCTTAAAAAAAATTGGAAAACCGACTCATCTATTTACAAAGTCAGAAATTGAAGAAGTTATGCGAATTGCTGATGATCGTAACCATAACATGCTAGTAATTGATGAGAATGGGTATGCTAAAGTTATTCAAGATATAAACAAGGGCATTTTATATCCGGTAAGACATGAATCATGGAATGCTGGAAATGTATATGTTGGAAAATACTCTAAACTTTCGACATTGGATGATGTTTATGTATCATCTCTACAAGGATGGTTAATGTACTTGCAATCCGGGGTAAGTATGTATATGGATTATGTACATGAGAATAAAGATATAGATATTCTAATACAGGAAATTAGAGAGTATTACTAA
- a CDS encoding aspartyl-phosphate phosphatase Spo0E family protein, with amino-acid sequence MSRLLDLLEVERRMLNQLGEASLKQAIPLWENPEVQEQSRRVDELVARVSEMKARHNRVVR; translated from the coding sequence ATGAGCCGATTGCTTGACTTATTGGAAGTGGAACGGCGCATGCTTAATCAGCTTGGTGAGGCATCCTTGAAGCAAGCGATTCCGTTGTGGGAGAACCCTGAGGTTCAGGAACAGAGCCGGAGGGTGGATGAACTGGTGGCCCGAGTGAGTGAGATGAAGGCGAGACATAATCGAGTTGTACGATGA
- a CDS encoding response regulator codes for MQMMIVDDEAHWVDNLSMTKPWHTLGIEHVHKAYSAHEALQMIDTHPIDIVISDIQMPEMTGIELIERIRIRDKKIKCILLSGYSEFEYAKKAIQFEAVDYLLKPPTDDELMGAVQKAIDQLNNEWELVSSLTRTQFTLRENLPHLRGRLLLGALQGQRIAAAEWERKLANYDLPFHTGDAALMLVRLEEEFGHYDSTDQTLIEYAIINMAEEIMGEFMEVWGVKEEHGYLVFLLQLKERKGDIGKETILEKLSIQLQSKVKQFLKGSLSIVITEWFTFPEQIYDRFRQASAYFRQIVGDEREFVMRVSDVETPAAQGPLDVLYTPPTFISLLESGQWDAAEEKILAVCAELDEKWSESWEHCMEAGFLITASFTNIAHRNKLTLTTLMGNDVEDLQSGEVFATISKLRKWSLSVLGKLKEGTSNEIKDIRSDYVKKIQDFTDKNLHLDVSLRVLADHVNLHPTHLSKIYKIETGEGISDYISRLRMDRACHKLVTTTKKVYEISMEIGYMDPAYFIKVFKRQFGVTPQEYRDQHK; via the coding sequence ATGCAAATGATGATCGTAGACGATGAAGCACACTGGGTCGATAACCTGTCCATGACCAAACCCTGGCATACGCTGGGGATCGAACATGTGCATAAAGCCTACTCGGCACACGAAGCACTGCAAATGATCGACACCCACCCCATCGATATCGTGATCTCGGACATCCAGATGCCCGAAATGACAGGCATAGAACTGATCGAACGCATCCGCATCCGGGACAAAAAGATAAAATGCATCCTGTTATCCGGGTATTCCGAATTCGAGTACGCCAAAAAAGCCATCCAGTTCGAAGCCGTAGACTATCTGCTGAAGCCGCCCACTGACGATGAACTAATGGGTGCTGTTCAGAAGGCCATCGATCAATTGAACAATGAATGGGAACTGGTCAGTTCGCTGACACGAACGCAATTTACATTGCGAGAGAATCTCCCTCATTTGCGAGGAAGACTGCTCCTTGGGGCTTTGCAGGGACAACGAATCGCAGCTGCCGAATGGGAGCGGAAGCTCGCCAATTACGATCTCCCTTTTCACACCGGGGATGCCGCATTAATGTTGGTTCGTTTGGAAGAAGAATTCGGACATTATGACAGCACTGATCAGACCCTGATCGAATATGCGATCATCAACATGGCGGAAGAGATTATGGGTGAGTTTATGGAAGTGTGGGGTGTGAAGGAGGAGCACGGATATCTGGTGTTTTTGCTTCAGTTGAAAGAACGGAAAGGCGATATTGGCAAAGAAACCATCCTGGAGAAGCTATCGATTCAGCTTCAATCCAAAGTAAAACAGTTTCTGAAAGGCTCCCTCTCCATCGTTATCACCGAGTGGTTCACCTTTCCGGAACAGATTTACGATCGCTTCCGTCAGGCTTCCGCTTATTTCCGGCAGATCGTCGGCGACGAACGCGAATTCGTCATGCGCGTTAGCGATGTTGAGACACCTGCGGCGCAAGGTCCACTCGACGTACTTTACACCCCGCCCACCTTCATTAGTCTGTTGGAAAGCGGACAGTGGGATGCCGCCGAAGAGAAAATCCTCGCAGTCTGCGCCGAGTTGGACGAGAAATGGTCGGAATCCTGGGAACACTGCATGGAGGCAGGTTTCCTCATTACAGCATCGTTCACCAACATCGCCCATCGGAACAAGCTGACTCTGACCACTTTAATGGGAAATGATGTCGAGGATTTGCAAAGTGGGGAAGTTTTCGCTACCATCAGCAAATTGCGGAAATGGTCACTCAGCGTGCTGGGCAAACTCAAGGAAGGCACATCCAACGAGATCAAGGATATTCGTTCGGATTATGTGAAGAAGATTCAGGATTTTACAGATAAGAACCTGCATCTGGATGTATCTTTGCGTGTGCTTGCAGATCATGTGAACCTGCACCCAACCCATCTGTCCAAGATCTATAAGATTGAAACAGGCGAAGGCATCAGTGATTATATCTCACGTCTGCGCATGGATCGGGCCTGTCACAAGCTGGTTACGACCACCAAAAAAGTGTATGAAATCAGCATGGAGATTGGTTATATGGACCCGGCTTATTTTATCAAAGTATTCAAGCGTCAATTCGGCGTTACGCCGCAGGAATACAGAGACCAGCATAAATAA